One Sulfitobacter sp. S190 DNA window includes the following coding sequences:
- a CDS encoding AraC family transcriptional regulator produces the protein MPLSLFSACILIGIFVWFARSQDLEKTPHRLFLVLIGLYALQSCLITLRWGYGVEAAGRFVAFVAPVLPVVAYLAYVALKGPVRGRRLWPFAVLGLCWCALLFAEEFADGLILLAYLGFGGLLVATALRGVDQVALSPLGQSRQIVAAMAVTGATLIASGLTDIYIIFDFITTGGETVGFTVGVLQSLFVVLIGASAAFGRVSVGSAQAESDPEIPDATVLEADAEIIARLDTLFTREGLHRSKELSLRRLSRKLGLPDRQVSNAINRSAGLSVSQFVNEYRVKDACQLLKSTDDTILTVSLAAGFATKSNFNREFARVCGVSPSQWRKQH, from the coding sequence GTGCCCCTTTCCCTTTTTTCGGCGTGTATTCTGATCGGGATATTTGTCTGGTTCGCCCGGTCACAAGATCTGGAAAAAACGCCGCATCGACTGTTTCTGGTGCTTATTGGCCTTTACGCGCTGCAATCGTGTCTCATCACGTTGCGCTGGGGGTATGGCGTGGAAGCGGCGGGCCGGTTCGTGGCATTTGTCGCTCCTGTTCTGCCGGTTGTCGCCTACCTGGCTTATGTGGCGTTGAAGGGGCCGGTTCGCGGGCGCCGCCTTTGGCCTTTTGCGGTGCTTGGGCTGTGTTGGTGCGCGCTTTTGTTTGCGGAAGAATTCGCGGATGGTCTGATTTTGCTGGCATATCTGGGCTTTGGCGGGTTGCTCGTCGCCACCGCGCTGCGCGGGGTTGATCAGGTCGCGCTGTCACCACTGGGCCAATCGCGCCAGATCGTCGCTGCGATGGCCGTGACTGGCGCGACGCTGATCGCCTCCGGGCTGACGGATATCTATATCATTTTCGATTTCATCACGACGGGCGGTGAAACCGTCGGGTTTACTGTCGGTGTCCTGCAATCGCTCTTTGTCGTGCTCATCGGCGCCTCTGCGGCGTTCGGGCGGGTGTCAGTCGGGTCTGCTCAAGCAGAGAGTGATCCAGAAATACCGGACGCCACCGTATTGGAAGCGGACGCCGAGATTATCGCGCGCCTCGACACGCTGTTCACCCGCGAGGGACTGCACCGGAGTAAGGAACTGAGCCTGCGACGCCTGAGCCGCAAGTTGGGTCTGCCGGACCGGCAGGTTTCGAACGCGATAAATCGCAGCGCAGGTTTGAGCGTGTCCCAGTTTGTGAACGAATACCGGGTCAAGGACGCGTGTCAGCTGCTGAAATCCACCGACGATACGATCCTGACGGTCTCACTGGCTGCGGGTTTTGCAACGAAATCGAACTTCAATCGGGAATTTGCGCGGGTCTGCGGGGTTTCGCCCTCGCAGTGGCGCAAGCAACACTGA
- a CDS encoding 6-hydroxynicotinate reductase has product MTESANPEKIRCDACPVMCYIAQGKSGACDRYANHAGELVRLDPLTIIEHGDAKLVPFLKDSDPQDWDGNIVNANRPFVTAVGAGTTYPDYKPAPFIVAQDIAGVDMVTVVTEGIFSYCGVKVKIDTDRHIGHERDVVYADGEPIGHIMTSEYGSKMLSLGGVEHLTGGSKKEGRVTCDALLRLCNRDPVTMTIGEDDHRTEVVVQAGAAPIINGTPEKLMRVGCGSATIGMFAKQWLGHADDVVVVDDHITGVLSEHQAGKELDVPATGIKIKGRRSTPGRYFQVAEPGTGWGGTDIDDPLTILGPFNPKIAWPGLRLLMVSTTGEQFGYYVLDDDLHPQPAAMPAALAASTELIAENCEPSICSVLFMGGAGGSLRAGVTENPVRLTRSVKDALTHVSCGGAQAYVWPGGGITVMVDVLDMPTQSFGYVPTPALVAPIEFTLRISDYETLGGHMGDVQSLAEVASAPMRRVAPGALGHDPMDSTHYRWSRDREQ; this is encoded by the coding sequence ATGACCGAAAGCGCCAATCCCGAAAAGATCCGCTGCGATGCCTGTCCGGTCATGTGCTATATCGCGCAAGGAAAATCCGGGGCCTGCGACCGTTACGCAAACCACGCCGGAGAGCTTGTCCGCCTTGATCCCCTGACAATCATCGAACACGGCGACGCCAAGCTGGTGCCGTTTCTGAAAGACAGCGACCCGCAGGATTGGGACGGAAATATCGTCAACGCAAATCGCCCCTTCGTGACGGCCGTCGGTGCCGGTACCACCTATCCGGACTATAAACCCGCCCCCTTCATCGTCGCGCAGGACATCGCAGGAGTGGACATGGTGACAGTCGTTACCGAAGGCATCTTTTCCTACTGTGGTGTGAAGGTGAAAATCGATACCGACCGGCACATCGGCCACGAGAGAGACGTGGTTTACGCCGATGGCGAACCGATCGGCCACATCATGACGTCCGAATACGGTTCAAAGATGCTTTCGCTTGGTGGCGTCGAACATCTGACCGGCGGCAGCAAGAAGGAGGGGCGGGTCACCTGTGACGCGCTCTTGCGGCTGTGCAATCGTGACCCCGTCACCATGACCATCGGCGAAGATGACCACCGGACCGAAGTGGTGGTGCAGGCCGGAGCCGCACCGATTATCAACGGCACACCGGAAAAGCTCATGCGTGTGGGCTGCGGGTCCGCGACGATCGGCATGTTTGCGAAGCAATGGCTCGGCCACGCCGATGATGTTGTTGTGGTGGATGATCATATCACCGGCGTTCTGTCAGAGCATCAGGCGGGCAAGGAACTGGACGTGCCGGCAACCGGGATCAAGATCAAAGGCCGCCGGTCGACACCCGGACGTTATTTTCAGGTGGCCGAACCCGGAACCGGTTGGGGCGGAACCGACATCGACGATCCGCTGACCATTCTCGGCCCCTTCAACCCAAAGATCGCGTGGCCGGGATTGCGGCTGCTGATGGTTTCGACGACGGGCGAACAGTTTGGCTACTACGTGCTCGACGATGACTTGCATCCGCAGCCCGCTGCCATGCCCGCCGCACTTGCCGCATCCACCGAACTGATTGCGGAAAACTGTGAGCCATCCATCTGTTCAGTCCTGTTCATGGGCGGCGCCGGTGGCAGTCTGCGTGCCGGAGTGACAGAAAACCCGGTGCGGCTGACACGGTCGGTCAAGGATGCGCTCACCCATGTGTCATGCGGCGGCGCGCAGGCTTACGTGTGGCCCGGTGGCGGCATCACGGTGATGGTCGATGTGCTGGATATGCCGACGCAATCGTTCGGATACGTGCCCACCCCCGCGCTTGTCGCTCCGATCGAATTTACCCTGCGGATCAGCGATTACGAGACATTGGGCGGTCACATGGGCGATGTGCAGTCACTTGCCGAGGTGGCGAGCGCGCCTATGCGCAGGGTTGCTCCGGGCGCGTTGGGACATGACCCCATGGATTCCACGCACTACCGTTGGTCGCGTGATCGCGAACAATGA
- a CDS encoding molybdopterin-dependent oxidoreductase, producing MNERPRLDATRFTLDGNPVEVFAAPGERLSQVLREKLDARDVKIGCNAGDCGACTVLLDGAPVCACLTPAQQAQDRHVETLRGLHASDKIAPMLAQRFADHGAAQCGICIPGMMVSAVALLRRNPAPSETEVGDALGGVLCRCTGYRKIIDAVMGLPAQARHSDGAVGASIARVDGAAKTGGKEIFGDDIAPPGTLEIFVVRAPHHRAKFTLGDCDAFAAQTRGITSVLTARDVPGRNLHGVIPQFMDQPVFATDETRFRGEAVAAVVGTPEAIAAFDPTRFPVTWEPLDALTDIAQAQAEDAPCLHMERERNVMCTGLVEHGDADAAMRAADVTVEGHFKSGFVEHAYIEPEAGYARLVDGRLELHVCTQAPVMNLDALEIITGMSRRDIRIRPTSVGGGFGAKLDLTVHPYLALAAIKTGQPVRLAYGRVESMQSSTKRHPSDIHMKIGADHEGRVVAATFDGSFDTGAYASWGPTVANRVPVHASGPYRVPHYRARSKGVHTNQPPSGAFRGFGVPQSAIAQESLFDELADKLGIDRLEFRIRNALRNGQPTVCGQVFEQGVGIEACLTALRTAWQSERADCASFNAQHRHRRRGVGVAGGWYGCGNTSLPNPSTIKCGLRVDGTVVLHQGAVDIGQGSNTVISQIFATALGVPVESIERVCPDTDLTPDAGKTSASRQTFVTGNAALRAATQLRTEILKRMNAAQDAKVILVSGAVTATDAAGTHRLDLADLPTNPDGYVLQAQASYDPPTRPMDALGQGHPYAQFGYAAHLVVVEVDTAMGTTRAIRAVAAHDVGKAINPVLVEGQVHGGFAQGLGMALMEEYLPGRTENLHDYLIPTIGDIPPIETVIIEEPDAHGPYGAKGLGEHALIPTAPAILNAIHDATGARITSVPATPERVRAAIRGLDA from the coding sequence ATGAATGAACGTCCCCGCCTCGACGCCACCCGGTTCACGCTGGATGGCAACCCCGTGGAAGTGTTCGCAGCCCCTGGCGAAAGGCTGTCGCAGGTGCTGCGCGAAAAGCTGGATGCCCGCGACGTAAAGATCGGCTGCAACGCGGGCGACTGCGGCGCCTGTACCGTGTTGCTGGACGGTGCCCCGGTTTGTGCCTGTCTGACACCCGCACAGCAGGCACAGGATCGCCACGTGGAAACACTCCGCGGTCTGCATGCCAGCGACAAAATCGCCCCCATGCTTGCCCAGCGGTTCGCGGATCACGGTGCCGCGCAATGCGGCATTTGCATTCCGGGCATGATGGTGTCCGCCGTTGCCCTGCTCCGCCGCAACCCTGCCCCCAGTGAAACAGAGGTGGGCGATGCGCTTGGCGGCGTATTGTGCCGCTGTACCGGCTACCGCAAAATCATCGATGCGGTGATGGGGCTGCCTGCGCAGGCCCGTCATTCCGATGGTGCCGTGGGCGCGTCCATCGCCCGCGTGGACGGTGCTGCAAAAACCGGTGGTAAAGAGATTTTCGGGGATGACATCGCCCCCCCCGGCACGCTCGAAATTTTTGTGGTGCGCGCCCCCCATCACCGCGCAAAATTCACGCTGGGGGACTGCGACGCCTTTGCAGCACAAACGCGTGGCATCACGTCAGTGCTGACTGCGCGCGACGTTCCGGGTCGCAACCTGCACGGTGTGATCCCGCAGTTCATGGACCAGCCGGTTTTTGCCACGGACGAAACACGGTTTCGGGGCGAAGCGGTCGCGGCCGTGGTTGGCACCCCTGAAGCCATCGCCGCCTTTGATCCCACCCGATTTCCGGTCACGTGGGAGCCGCTTGACGCGCTGACCGATATCGCTCAGGCGCAGGCGGAGGACGCGCCATGCCTGCACATGGAGCGCGAAAGGAACGTGATGTGCACCGGCCTTGTCGAACACGGCGATGCGGACGCCGCCATGCGCGCCGCGGACGTGACGGTGGAGGGGCATTTCAAAAGCGGTTTTGTCGAGCATGCCTACATAGAGCCCGAAGCAGGATACGCGAGGCTGGTCGACGGACGGCTCGAGTTGCACGTGTGCACACAGGCGCCGGTCATGAACCTTGATGCCCTCGAAATCATCACAGGCATGTCGCGCAGGGATATTCGCATCCGCCCCACAAGCGTGGGCGGCGGATTTGGCGCCAAGCTCGACCTGACTGTACACCCGTATCTTGCCCTCGCCGCGATAAAGACAGGGCAGCCTGTGCGGCTTGCCTACGGGCGGGTTGAATCGATGCAATCCTCAACCAAACGGCACCCGTCGGACATTCACATGAAAATAGGGGCAGATCACGAAGGCCGCGTGGTTGCCGCCACGTTCGATGGCAGTTTCGACACCGGCGCCTATGCCAGCTGGGGCCCCACGGTTGCCAATCGCGTGCCTGTACACGCCTCCGGTCCGTACCGCGTGCCGCACTACCGCGCGCGCAGCAAAGGTGTCCACACAAACCAACCCCCATCCGGCGCATTCCGCGGGTTTGGCGTCCCCCAATCGGCAATCGCTCAGGAAAGCCTGTTTGATGAATTGGCCGACAAGCTGGGGATAGACCGTTTGGAATTTCGCATCCGGAACGCGCTTCGCAATGGCCAGCCGACGGTATGTGGACAGGTGTTTGAACAGGGCGTCGGGATCGAGGCGTGCCTGACTGCATTGCGCACCGCCTGGCAATCCGAACGCGCCGACTGCGCGTCCTTCAATGCACAGCACCGGCATCGCAGACGGGGTGTCGGGGTCGCGGGGGGCTGGTATGGCTGCGGCAACACGTCCCTGCCCAATCCCTCCACCATCAAGTGCGGATTACGCGTGGATGGCACGGTCGTCCTTCATCAGGGTGCCGTGGACATCGGTCAGGGCTCGAACACCGTCATATCACAGATTTTTGCGACGGCACTCGGCGTTCCTGTAGAGAGCATCGAACGCGTGTGCCCAGATACCGATCTTACGCCGGACGCTGGCAAAACTTCCGCATCCCGCCAGACATTCGTCACCGGCAACGCCGCCTTGCGGGCGGCAACGCAGCTCAGAACAGAAATTCTCAAACGCATGAACGCAGCGCAGGATGCGAAGGTGATTTTGGTTTCAGGCGCCGTGACAGCAACAGACGCCGCAGGCACACACCGTCTGGACTTGGCCGATCTGCCGACCAATCCCGATGGATATGTCCTGCAGGCGCAGGCCAGTTACGATCCCCCGACGCGCCCGATGGACGCGCTTGGCCAAGGCCACCCGTATGCCCAGTTCGGGTACGCCGCCCATCTGGTGGTGGTCGAAGTCGATACCGCGATGGGCACAACACGTGCAATCCGCGCCGTGGCGGCGCACGATGTCGGAAAGGCCATCAATCCCGTCCTTGTCGAAGGACAGGTACACGGCGGTTTCGCACAGGGCCTGGGCATGGCGCTGATGGAAGAATACCTGCCCGGCCGCACCGAAAACCTGCATGATTATCTGATCCCGACAATCGGGGATATCCCACCCATCGAAACCGTCATCATAGAAGAGCCCGACGCGCACGGACCATACGGCGCCAAGGGTCTGGGCGAACATGCCCTTATTCCGACGGCACCTGCCATCCTGAACGCGATCCATGATGCCACCGGCGCGCGCATCACATCGGTGCCCGCAACGCCCGAACGTGTCCGCGCGGCCATTCGGGGTCTGGACGCATGA
- a CDS encoding FAD-dependent oxidoreductase has protein sequence MASPDIHPPLDSYDLEVETLIIGAGACGLVAGLSAHGAGQDVLIVEADAVPTGSTALSAGLIPAAGTRFQRAIGIEDTAQIFAQDIQDKASHENDPALVGVLADGAAGVIEWLADTHGLPFTLVDNFDYPGHQHKRMHGLPTRSGAELVDALRARVDTLGVPLVCNRRAVTLHLDGKTVDGVTLARPDGAAETVRTQRVVLACNGFGGNRTMVRDHMPDIADALWFGHDGNTGDAIAWGQTAGAQLKHLGAYQGHGNVAYPHGILITWAVITQGGFQVNTNGERFWNESQGYSEAARHVLRQPEGVAWTIFDTRIADVARQFADFKEAEKQNALVHAPDIPSLAKMLGLEADALTRTFDQIPASGTDALGRSWDTAPSRTDLVAVKVTGALFHTQGGLVIDPETAKVRHTDGDTFANLYAAGGAACGVSGAGDSGYLSGNGLLAAVVLGYIAGRC, from the coding sequence ATGGCAAGCCCTGACATTCACCCCCCTTTGGACAGTTATGATCTGGAGGTCGAAACACTCATTATCGGCGCGGGCGCCTGTGGCCTCGTCGCCGGGCTGAGCGCCCACGGGGCCGGACAGGACGTTCTGATTGTCGAAGCGGATGCCGTTCCCACCGGCTCTACCGCGCTCAGTGCCGGTCTTATCCCGGCAGCAGGAACCCGTTTTCAGCGGGCCATCGGGATCGAAGATACCGCACAGATTTTCGCGCAGGACATTCAGGACAAGGCCAGTCACGAAAATGACCCCGCATTGGTTGGGGTATTGGCTGATGGTGCTGCCGGGGTCATCGAATGGCTTGCCGATACGCACGGCCTGCCCTTCACACTCGTCGATAACTTTGACTACCCCGGGCACCAACACAAACGCATGCACGGTCTGCCCACCCGCTCCGGCGCGGAGTTGGTCGACGCATTGCGCGCGCGTGTTGATACGCTTGGCGTGCCGCTGGTGTGCAACCGGCGGGCGGTAACCCTGCATCTGGACGGCAAAACCGTGGATGGTGTAACACTGGCGCGACCCGATGGCGCAGCCGAAACCGTGCGGACGCAGCGTGTGGTGTTGGCTTGCAACGGGTTTGGCGGCAACCGGACGATGGTCAGGGACCACATGCCCGATATCGCGGATGCGCTTTGGTTCGGCCACGATGGCAATACCGGTGACGCGATCGCCTGGGGCCAGACTGCGGGCGCGCAGTTGAAGCATCTCGGCGCATATCAGGGGCACGGGAACGTCGCCTATCCTCACGGTATTCTCATCACTTGGGCCGTCATCACACAGGGCGGATTTCAGGTGAATACCAACGGCGAACGGTTCTGGAACGAAAGCCAAGGCTACTCCGAAGCCGCCCGCCACGTGCTGCGCCAACCCGAAGGCGTCGCATGGACGATCTTCGACACGCGTATCGCCGATGTCGCGCGGCAATTCGCGGACTTCAAAGAAGCCGAAAAGCAAAATGCGCTGGTCCATGCCCCCGACATTCCGTCCCTTGCAAAAATGCTCGGGCTGGAGGCCGACGCGCTCACCCGCACTTTCGATCAAATTCCGGCAAGTGGTACAGATGCCCTTGGTAGATCATGGGATACCGCACCATCGCGTACGGACCTTGTGGCCGTGAAGGTGACCGGCGCCCTGTTCCATACTCAGGGCGGGTTGGTCATCGACCCCGAAACGGCCAAGGTCCGGCACACGGACGGCGACACCTTCGCCAACCTCTACGCAGCCGGCGGCGCGGCCTGCGGTGTGTCCGGTGCCGGCGACAGCGGATATCTTTCGGGAAATGGGCTGCTTGCTGCGGTCGTTCTGGGGTATATCGCTGGGCGCTGCTAA
- a CDS encoding oxaloacetate decarboxylase, producing the protein MNLRTRLTQTDILLAPGVYDGLTAALATDAGFEALYLSGAAVAYTRLGRPDIGLTTASEMAETMALIADRSPLPVIMDADTGFGNALNAQRTMRVYERAGAAALQVEDQTYPKKCGHLSDKSLIPANEMCGKIAAMVDARAHDTLIIARTDAVAVEGFDAAVDRAARYIDAGADVLFIEAPRDRDELMRIPQTFGAQIPLLANMVEGGATPMSSADDLQAMGFDIAVFPGGIVRALAHTAKDYYSSLRNHGTNTPFKERMFDFDALNETIGTPQMLKLGQRFDGKP; encoded by the coding sequence ATGAACTTGCGCACACGCCTTACCCAGACCGATATCCTTTTGGCGCCGGGCGTCTATGACGGGCTGACCGCCGCGCTGGCCACCGATGCGGGTTTCGAGGCGCTCTATCTCTCCGGCGCCGCGGTCGCCTACACCCGGTTGGGTCGTCCGGACATTGGGCTGACAACGGCGTCCGAAATGGCAGAGACCATGGCGCTTATTGCGGATCGCTCTCCGCTGCCCGTCATCATGGACGCGGACACCGGCTTCGGGAACGCCTTGAACGCGCAGCGCACAATGCGGGTTTACGAGCGTGCCGGTGCTGCCGCCCTTCAGGTCGAAGATCAAACATACCCCAAGAAATGTGGTCATCTGTCGGACAAATCGCTCATCCCGGCCAATGAGATGTGCGGCAAAATCGCCGCGATGGTCGATGCACGCGCCCATGACACCCTGATCATTGCGCGCACCGACGCCGTTGCCGTTGAAGGGTTCGATGCCGCCGTGGACCGCGCCGCCCGGTACATCGACGCCGGCGCGGACGTTCTGTTCATCGAAGCACCGCGTGACCGCGATGAATTGATGCGCATTCCACAGACCTTCGGCGCGCAGATACCTCTGCTCGCCAATATGGTCGAAGGGGGCGCCACGCCCATGTCGTCGGCAGATGACTTGCAGGCGATGGGTTTCGATATCGCTGTCTTTCCCGGTGGTATTGTGCGGGCGCTCGCCCATACCGCAAAAGACTATTACAGCAGCCTGCGAAACCACGGCACAAATACGCCGTTCAAGGAAAGGATGTTCGATTTTGATGCGCTGAACGAGACCATCGGCACCCCGCAGATGCTCAAACTGGGGCAACGTTTTGATGGCAAGCCCTGA
- a CDS encoding adenylyltransferase/cytidyltransferase family protein, with translation MKTVITYGTFDLFHVGHVRLLRRLRALGDRLIVGCSTDEFNDIKGKQSIFSYDDRSEIVKSCEYVDDVFPENNWDQKVDDVIKYKADIFAMGDDWIGKFDFLEAQTGCTVTYLARTPDISTTQVKSVVAKIDEERKAALVNQISALLDHVQKL, from the coding sequence ATGAAAACCGTCATCACCTATGGCACTTTTGATTTGTTCCATGTGGGCCACGTGCGCCTGCTGCGACGACTGCGGGCCTTGGGCGACCGGCTGATCGTCGGGTGCTCAACGGACGAATTCAACGACATCAAAGGCAAACAATCGATCTTCAGCTATGACGACCGGAGCGAGATCGTCAAATCGTGTGAATATGTCGATGACGTTTTTCCCGAAAACAACTGGGACCAGAAGGTCGACGACGTAATCAAATACAAGGCCGACATCTTTGCCATGGGGGATGACTGGATCGGGAAATTCGACTTTCTCGAAGCGCAAACCGGCTGCACGGTGACCTACCTCGCCCGGACACCCGATATCTCTACGACGCAGGTCAAAAGCGTCGTTGCCAAGATCGATGAAGAGCGCAAAGCGGCATTGGTCAACCAGATCTCGGCCCTTTTGGATCACGTCCAAAAACTGTAG
- a CDS encoding xanthine dehydrogenase family protein subunit M, whose product MTYHAPTTLDAALQVAARAGGKVVAGGTDVYPSARQGVQPDHYLDVTRIADLKAIERATDGYTIGAAVTWSEVQRADLPPAFDALRQAAREVGSVQIQNAGTVVGNICNASPAADGVPPLMVLDAHVDLASAARGKRRVPLEEFLKGVRSTDLAPDELVTGIFVPTPSPDARSAFEKLGSRRYLVISITMVAALVETDAQGCIRSAKISVGAAAPTARRLHDLEQAVVGLHPSDLHVSEQHLGPLAPIDDTRGSAAYRRDVAAEQCKRALQKACGYE is encoded by the coding sequence ATGACCTATCACGCCCCCACAACGCTCGATGCCGCTTTGCAGGTTGCAGCGCGCGCCGGTGGCAAAGTGGTGGCAGGCGGCACGGATGTTTACCCATCGGCCCGACAGGGCGTGCAGCCTGACCATTATCTGGACGTGACGCGCATCGCCGATCTGAAGGCGATTGAACGGGCGACGGACGGGTATACCATCGGCGCGGCGGTCACGTGGTCAGAGGTCCAGCGTGCAGACCTGCCACCCGCTTTTGACGCGCTGAGACAGGCCGCGCGCGAAGTGGGCAGTGTCCAGATCCAGAACGCCGGCACGGTTGTAGGAAACATCTGCAATGCATCGCCCGCTGCCGACGGCGTGCCACCGCTCATGGTACTGGACGCGCATGTCGATCTGGCGAGCGCCGCACGCGGCAAACGACGTGTACCGCTTGAGGAGTTTCTCAAAGGCGTTCGCAGCACCGATCTGGCACCGGACGAGCTGGTCACCGGCATTTTTGTGCCCACCCCGTCACCGGATGCACGATCCGCATTTGAAAAATTGGGAAGCCGACGGTACCTCGTGATTTCGATAACGATGGTGGCGGCTCTGGTTGAAACAGATGCGCAAGGCTGCATCCGAAGCGCGAAAATCAGCGTGGGCGCGGCGGCACCGACCGCGCGGCGCCTGCATGATCTTGAGCAGGCTGTTGTCGGTCTGCATCCTTCGGACCTGCACGTGAGCGAGCAACATCTTGGCCCTCTCGCTCCGATTGACGATACACGTGGCAGCGCGGCCTACCGCCGCGACGTGGCAGCAGAACAGTGCAAACGCGCGCTGCAGAAGGCTTGCGGTTATGAATGA
- a CDS encoding alpha/beta fold hydrolase, with protein sequence MPPIATLLKTTAAAVLIGAATLGTYEIMRPPFDGEAGITYGKAFAPARGQNVDFHVWYPAHPGGKKVSVGGNGVFYGTDAGRGAPQKDGQFPVIIMSHGAGGNAGQFGWIASRLAEAGYVVVLPNHPGTTTGNASAEAAVRVWERPADITAVLDEIINNAAAYPFMDTDRIATLGFSAGGYTSLALAGARVDPERLQRFCDDTGHGMSDCAFLAHFGIDLHSIDLSPAAADLRDPRISAAVVVDPGIVSTLTEQSLSEIAIPMLILNLGDADLIPAGVDARDAANLIATASYRIVPDATHFSFLAECKAKGPTILEREGELDALCDDAGGRSREEIHAELAGIILAYLGDRL encoded by the coding sequence ATGCCCCCCATTGCCACCCTCCTCAAAACCACCGCCGCTGCCGTGCTGATTGGTGCAGCCACGTTAGGTACTTACGAAATCATGCGCCCGCCGTTTGACGGCGAAGCGGGCATTACTTACGGCAAGGCCTTTGCTCCGGCACGCGGACAAAATGTCGACTTTCACGTCTGGTACCCGGCACATCCGGGCGGCAAAAAGGTGTCCGTCGGCGGCAACGGCGTATTTTACGGAACCGACGCCGGACGCGGCGCCCCGCAAAAGGACGGGCAGTTTCCGGTCATCATCATGTCGCACGGGGCCGGTGGCAACGCCGGACAATTCGGTTGGATCGCATCGCGTCTTGCCGAGGCGGGCTATGTCGTGGTTCTGCCAAATCACCCCGGCACAACCACTGGCAATGCCTCCGCCGAAGCGGCGGTGCGTGTCTGGGAACGGCCCGCCGATATCACCGCTGTGCTGGATGAAATTATAAACAACGCAGCTGCCTACCCCTTTATGGATACCGACCGGATTGCGACGCTGGGCTTTTCAGCGGGGGGATATACCTCGCTTGCATTGGCCGGTGCCCGGGTCGATCCTGAACGGCTGCAACGGTTTTGCGACGACACCGGTCACGGCATGTCCGATTGCGCCTTCCTCGCGCATTTCGGCATTGATCTGCACAGCATCGATCTTTCTCCGGCCGCGGCGGACCTGCGCGACCCCCGTATTTCTGCGGCAGTTGTTGTCGACCCCGGTATTGTCAGCACCCTGACGGAGCAGAGCCTGAGCGAAATTGCGATACCGATGCTTATACTCAATCTGGGTGACGCAGACCTGATCCCCGCAGGCGTTGATGCCCGTGACGCGGCCAACCTGATCGCAACAGCATCATATAGAATTGTGCCGGACGCCACGCATTTCAGCTTTCTGGCCGAGTGCAAAGCGAAAGGACCCACGATCCTCGAAAGAGAGGGCGAACTGGACGCGCTGTGTGACGATGCCGGTGGCCGGTCACGGGAGGAGATTCATGCGGAGCTGGCCGGGATCATTCTGGCCTATCTGGGGGATCGCCTTTGA
- a CDS encoding cysteine hydrolase family protein, with amino-acid sequence MIPQRTALLTIDLQNDFLHPDGAYGRADQGSAAITALPDRILPLKDALINAGGFYISAQFTLIAGRDGEPLIADHLKKLRPFLKKGDFAPSSFGHALTETLAPADFTIEKVAYSAFYQTRLDYVMRAVGIDTLIIGGIVTNGGVASTVRDAHLRNIHTVLLSDGCAAFDSAVHDATLTSLGTVTKIATCTQAAQMLENAT; translated from the coding sequence ATGATACCGCAGCGAACGGCTTTGCTGACAATCGACTTGCAGAACGATTTTTTGCATCCTGACGGCGCGTACGGCCGCGCGGATCAGGGTTCTGCGGCAATCACGGCCCTGCCAGACCGGATTTTGCCGTTGAAGGACGCTCTGATCAACGCAGGCGGTTTCTATATCTCAGCCCAGTTCACCCTTATAGCCGGTCGTGACGGTGAGCCGTTGATCGCGGATCACCTCAAGAAGCTGCGACCGTTCCTGAAGAAAGGTGACTTCGCACCTAGCAGCTTTGGACATGCGTTGACTGAAACACTGGCGCCTGCAGATTTTACAATCGAGAAGGTCGCGTACTCCGCATTCTATCAGACGCGGCTGGATTACGTCATGCGTGCGGTCGGGATCGATACGCTCATCATCGGCGGCATCGTCACCAACGGCGGCGTTGCCAGCACCGTACGTGACGCGCATCTGCGCAATATCCACACTGTCTTGCTGTCGGACGGCTGTGCCGCGTTCGACAGCGCGGTGCATGACGCGACACTTACATCGCTGGGGACCGTCACAAAAATTGCCACCTGCACGCAGGCGGCCCAGATGCTGGAAAACGCCACATGA